GAACCAGGCGTCGACCAGCAGGGTCGCCATCTTTTTGGTGAACAGCTCGGCCAGCAGAGTTTTCAGCTCGCTGTTGCCGCGCTCGCGCTGTTGCGTCGCCAGCCATTCAGGCAGATCGATGTGCGGCAGCAGGTCGATGTGCACGGTGTCGCCCGGCTGCCAGTAGGAGGAAATCTGCAGGATCGCCGGCCCGGACAGGCCGCGGTGGGTGAAGAGGATGTTCTCGACGAAGCTCTGGCCGTTGCAGCTTACCCGGCAATCCTCCACCGAAGTGCCGGACAGCTCGGTGCACAGCGCCTTGAGTTGCGGATCGGTGAGGGTGAACGGCACCAGCCCGGCGCGGGTTGGCAGCAGTTCGTGGCCGAATTGCCTGGCCACCTGATAGCCGAAGCCGGTGGCGCCCAGGGTCGGAATCGACAGCCCTCCGGTGGCGATCACCAGCGACTGGCAGGCCACGGCGCCGAGATCGGTTTGCAGGCAGAAGCCGGCGTCGGTTTTCTCGATGCTCTGCACGGCGGTATCGAGGCGGATCTCTGCGCCTGCTTCTGCGCACTCGGCCAGCAGCAGTTCGAGGATGTCGCTGGACTTGTTATCGCAGAACAGCTGGCCGAGTTTCTTCTCGTGATACGGCACGCCATGCTTGGCCACCAGGCCGATGAAGTCCCATTGAGTGAAGCGCGCCAGGGCCGACTTGCAGAAGTGCGGGTTACCAGAGAGGAAATTACCCGGCTCGCAGTACAGGTTGGTGAAGTTGCAGCGGCCACCACCGGACATGAGAATCTTCTTGCCGGCCTTGTTGGCGTGGTCGAGCACCAGCACCCGACGGCCACGAGCGGCGGCGCTGGCAGCGCACATGAGGCCGGCGGCGCCTGCGCCGATGATCAGTACGTCGGTTTGCAACACGATAGGTCCTCGGGTGGTTCATTGCCGCAGAAAGGCTGCGTGAAAACCTTGCAAGTTTACCCGAAGCCGCTCTGTACACCCGGTTCTGTCGGCATGCCGCTGGCACCAGTGGCATGCTCCGGTGACTGTCTCGAATTTGAGACAGTGACGAGTGGCCCTGCGCCTGCTATCACTAGAACGAAGATTTCGGATGGATTGTCACCCATGCCTGCAGTACGCGTCTGGCTATTGCTCCTCCTGCTGTCGCCTGCGCTGGCCTCGGCCGAACTGCTGCGTCTGGTGGCCAATCCCTGGCCGCCTTTCAATGACCAGGACCTTCCCGGCAAGGGGCTGGCCAGTGACCTGGTGGAACAGGCGCTCAAGCGCGCGGGCTACAGCACCAGTTATGTGGAAGTGCCCTGGGAGCGAGCGGTATTGGGGCTCAAGCGCGGCGACTACGACGTGCTGATCAACGCCTGGTACAGCGCCGAGCGCACCGAGTACGGCTATTTTTCCCAGCCCTATCTGGTCAATCGCATCCGCCTGATGCAGCGCAAGGGCGGTTCGATTCGCTTCGAAAACCTGGCCGATCTCTACCCGTACAGCATCGCGGTGATTCGCGGCTATGCCTATTCCAAGGAGTTCGACAGCGACCCGCGCCTGCTCAAGGTGGGTGTCGGCAGCTTCGAGATTGCCGCACGCATGTTGCATGCCGGGCGAGTGCAGCTCGCGCTGGAAGACGAGTTGGTGGCGCGTCATGTTCTCGCGCGAGAGTTGAACTCCATTCGCGATGAGCTGGAGTTCTTGCCCTTGCCGCTGAGCGAGAATGGCCTGCACATACTGGTGAGGCGCAGCCATCCCCATTTTCGCGAGATCGCCAGACGCTTCGATGCAGCGATTCAGGCGATGAGCGACGATGGCAGCTATGCCACGACGCTACAGCGGCACGCTCCCTGATCAGGCCAGGACAGTGCGCGCGCGGCCCTGCTGCTTGGCCCGATATAGGCGAATGTCGGCTTCGTGCAGCAGGCTCTCCAGGTCTTCCGGCTCACCCTGATACAGCCCGGCGCTGAACGATAACGGCGGGGCGCCTACGGTGTAGTGCAGCCCGGCACACTGGCGGCGCAATCTATCCAGCGCCTGGGCTACGTGCTCCGCGCCATGCAGGGTGAGCAGGGCGAACTCCTCGCCACCCAGGCGGCCGAGCAGCATGTCGGGGAAGGCATTGCTCATCGCCCGTGCGAATACCACCAGGGCGCTGTCGCCGCTGGCATGGCCGAAGCCATCGTTGATCTGCTTGAAGTGATCGAGGTCGAGCATCGCCACGCTGATCTCGCGGCCTTCCCGTTGCGCCTGCTGCAGCATCTTCAGGCCCTGTTCGTAGAAGGCCCGGCGATTGTTCAAGCCGGTCAGGGCATCGAACTGCGCCGCCTTCTTCAGGGCGCGCAACAGGTCGCGGCGCTCCAGAGTCGACATCACCCGGCAGTTCAGCTCTTCCGGGCAGAACGGCTTGCGCAGGAAATCGTCGGCGCCATGCTTGATGAACTGGGCGCTGAGCGAGCCTTTGGGGTCGGCGGAAACGCCAATGATGATCAGGTCATTGAGGCGCAGCTTCTGGCGCAGCAGCTTGACCAGCTCGAAGCCGCTGACGCCCGGCATGGCATGATCGAGGACCAGCAGGTCGAGGTCGGGGTGCTCGTTCAGCTGGCGCAGAGTCTCCTTGCCGTCGCTGGCTTCGATGATCTGGTAGTGGTGCGCTTCGAGAATGTGGCGGATGTAATGGCGCTGCGCTGCAGAGTCGTCGGCGATGAGAATCTTGATATGGCTGTTGTGATCGAGCCGGTGCAGCAGGCGGAAGGCGTACTCGTAGGAGTGCTGGCTTTCCTTGAGCACGTAGTCGACCACGCCTTTCATCAGCAGGTCGTCGCGCCGCTGTTCGTTGTAGCTGCCACTGAGCACGATGCACGGCAGGTTATAGCGCATCACCAGGTCGACGCTCTCGCCGTCCGGTGCATCGGGCAGGTGCAGGTCGACGATGGCGGCGAAGAACAGCGCGGCCGAGGTTTCCAGCATCACTTCGGCTTCTGCTAGCGAGGCACAGAAGATCGGCTCCAGATCGGTTTCCTGGCGAAACAGATGTTCGAGGATCTTCAGTACCAGTGGACTGTCTTCAATGACCAGAATATTGCGCATGGGTAACTCCGGCCCAGGCCTTTTGATGCTTTATATCAGCCTAAGAGCCTGTTCGCGATCTTGCGAGCCAGAGCGCCCGGCAGGAAAACGAGCGTCCGAGCTTGCTTTCAACGCAGTAGCGCCGACGCGCAGCAGGCCGTGTGCAGGCTCTTACAGTAGACGCACGCGCAGTGTTCTGCCCTTGATCTTGCCCTCAGTGAGGCGCTTGAGCGCCTGGCGGGCGACATCGCGCTCGACTGCGACATAGGCCTGGTAGTCGAACAGGGCGATCCTGCCGACCTGGCTACCGGGCAGCCCGGCGTCGCCGGTCAGGGCACCGAGAATATCGCCGGGGCGCAGCTTGTCCTTGCGTCCGGCGCCGATGCACAGCGTATGCATCGGCGGCAGCAACGGCTCACCCGTTGCCTTG
The genomic region above belongs to Pseudomonas sediminis and contains:
- a CDS encoding NAD(P)/FAD-dependent oxidoreductase, with protein sequence MLQTDVLIIGAGAAGLMCAASAAARGRRVLVLDHANKAGKKILMSGGGRCNFTNLYCEPGNFLSGNPHFCKSALARFTQWDFIGLVAKHGVPYHEKKLGQLFCDNKSSDILELLLAECAEAGAEIRLDTAVQSIEKTDAGFCLQTDLGAVACQSLVIATGGLSIPTLGATGFGYQVARQFGHELLPTRAGLVPFTLTDPQLKALCTELSGTSVEDCRVSCNGQSFVENILFTHRGLSGPAILQISSYWQPGDTVHIDLLPHIDLPEWLATQQRERGNSELKTLLAELFTKKMATLLVDAWFSNKPLKQYTPGELKTIAERLSDWQLVPAGTEGYRTAEVTLGGVNTDEVSSKTLESLKVPGLYFIGEVLDVTGHLGGFNFQWAWASGYAAAQYV
- a CDS encoding substrate-binding periplasmic protein, producing the protein MPAVRVWLLLLLLSPALASAELLRLVANPWPPFNDQDLPGKGLASDLVEQALKRAGYSTSYVEVPWERAVLGLKRGDYDVLINAWYSAERTEYGYFSQPYLVNRIRLMQRKGGSIRFENLADLYPYSIAVIRGYAYSKEFDSDPRLLKVGVGSFEIAARMLHAGRVQLALEDELVARHVLARELNSIRDELEFLPLPLSENGLHILVRRSHPHFREIARRFDAAIQAMSDDGSYATTLQRHAP
- a CDS encoding GGDEF domain-containing response regulator; protein product: MRNILVIEDSPLVLKILEHLFRQETDLEPIFCASLAEAEVMLETSAALFFAAIVDLHLPDAPDGESVDLVMRYNLPCIVLSGSYNEQRRDDLLMKGVVDYVLKESQHSYEYAFRLLHRLDHNSHIKILIADDSAAQRHYIRHILEAHHYQIIEASDGKETLRQLNEHPDLDLLVLDHAMPGVSGFELVKLLRQKLRLNDLIIIGVSADPKGSLSAQFIKHGADDFLRKPFCPEELNCRVMSTLERRDLLRALKKAAQFDALTGLNNRRAFYEQGLKMLQQAQREGREISVAMLDLDHFKQINDGFGHASGDSALVVFARAMSNAFPDMLLGRLGGEEFALLTLHGAEHVAQALDRLRRQCAGLHYTVGAPPLSFSAGLYQGEPEDLESLLHEADIRLYRAKQQGRARTVLA